Genomic segment of Ictalurus furcatus strain D&B chromosome 9, Billie_1.0, whole genome shotgun sequence:
TTACGAGCTATGATTTTGCACGTGACAGGAAGTCAGACGCAAGGCAACAGTCACTTGCCTAGCACCCCGCACCTGCCACTCCTCCAGTAACACTACAGTACATGCAATACAATATTTATCACTCACCCTTTAAACTACTacccttaaaacactaaatGTGCCCACAGCAATAGTATGTTATCAGCTAATTATTTGCTGGCTTTAGCAAAATTCATTCTCAATTCAATCACCTGAATGTGTTAAAAACAATCTGCTCTACCTTGAGTTTTGTTTGGCAAAGGCGACAAAgagtgaatatgtaaatatttttgatttattggCTACAGTTATTCAATGAAACTATTCAATGAAAGCACAAACTTGAATGAACAACTGCTGCTTACTAAAGTATCACAAAGCTTCATTAACTCTGATCTAACAAAATAATTCTCCATTCACTTTCTGACCATTTAGTTCAGGTGTATCACGCACTGTTTGGTTACTTTATTGCAAGATAAATATCAGCATTTTGAGAATTATGGGGTCTCAGTTTACATGTTTGGTTATTCATTGACTGCGGTACATAATCTGTTCTAGTTGGCCAGAGTGAAGGGAAagggtgagtgagagtgagCACTGATGACTGATTTAGGCTTGATGATACATGACTCCATCTTGTAGTTCAGTTTAAAATAGAGCTAAACATATGTAGGACatgaatatgtatataaaacaatttttttaaagaactaaATGAATATTTTGAGTTAATTCAGACTACTGATCCTGTCCAAGAACAGTCAGTACATTTTGATACATAATCTATACTATGCCAAAACACCTGAGTTAATGGAATGCCTCAAAGAAAGGCCAAAAATATTTACTGTGCTAAATGCCCTCATAGCATACCTGGTCCTAAATAGTCATAAATTATTAACTAATTGCAGGGATCCAGTTATACATAAACAACTTTACCTGATGAACTCTTTTCGTTTTTCAATGAGCTCCACCATCTCTTTATCAAAGTAGTCCTCATTCTGGTCTGCTTTAGATATCTGGTGGTCATGGGCTTCCACACGCTGCTTGTGCATGGAGCTGGAGATGTGATCTGCATACTCTGTCAGGCTTACCACAGTGACCCCACATGCCCGGCACTCGTGCCCACAGTCCCTGGGAAGGAGAGGGGACAGTGGCCGATGAATGCTACCCTCAGGCATGGCTAACTGCTTGCAAAAGTGGATGCCAGGTGGCTGGAGGACAACTTAGGCCTTGACTTTTCTTTCCGGCTAATCTTGGGAAAGAAGCATAGCCTTATGCTtctgaagaaaaagagagagaacttCCCCAAAcgtaaaaataatcaaaataattttttttaaaaaatccaatgaaataaaaaaaaaaatcactttaaatGATCAGGAGGCAAACTGACTTATTCTTGTGCTAATGTAccaaaaacataaagaaaaacagCTGAATCTTCCTGATCTTGTAGGAGGTTTTCAAAGCTTCATTTCATGCTTGGAGAAGCATGGATATGGGAAGGTGCCTCTGGCAAGAAGTGGGCCTTTGTCATGATGTTTTCGCCACCAGAAATGGAGCCTGGAGCTCACGAGAGGCCAGCACCCTCTCTGTTGCAGCCGTGCCCTCGCACGCCGTCACGATGGTGTCTGCTGCGCTCTGCAGTGAACGCCTAACAAGCAGACCACTTTAGTTTCTGCACTCCCAcaccctccctccctgtctctctctcatttcttagTTCTGAAGCGCAGCACCAGGGTGGGTCTCTCCAGCATTTGCTGTAATATGAGCTGCAGGCAGCTGTCTGTAGCAAACCCCCACTCCCTACCACAGCTCCACTCCCAAATGCCAGGCTTGTGAGCTAAAAGAGAGTTGTCTTACAGACAATTGACCTATCCCACCAAAAACTGGGTCAGGGCAGAGTGCCATTAAAACAGTACTGAAGATTTATCAGGCTAAAGACTGtgcacttaaaaaataaaaaaaaacaacccataaGTTATTTACTATCCCTTTAAATCTGTTTCTTTACTCTGTAAGGAAACTTCACACATGCAgttacatattatattttaaaatagttatGCACAAATTTGCAGAAAACAATAACAAAGTGGTATTTGTGTTTTAGCCAGAGTGTCATTTTCTCAAGGTCATTTGCTTTTCCTCTGTTCCAGTCTCACTTTTCACATTCCAGTGGTCTACATAACAGTCACATGAGGGACACTGTTGCTCTGTGCTGGTCTTGCGTGTCGATTCCAAagtgcctatatatatatatatattcttgtgCTATGGCAGCCGCTTCAGTTTGTCCTTTTGGAGACAACACGTGCCTAACTACAGTTACCACCAACTACAACAAGCTTTTTCCATGCCACATGTAAAGAATAACAAAAGGACTAAGTAAAATATTCAGTACCCATAAGATGTATAGTCAACCCCAGAATTATTGCCATCCTAatgtaaatgaagaaaaattaacACCACATGCAATATGGTATTTTAACCTTAAAAATAACCTTAACGATATGGTTAAttatgttttacagtgttttactgaaaaatacataaataaaagtatgTATTTTCAAGAATACAgacagctccagaattattttCACCCTTGATAAAGATGGATAAAAAAAGGTATTAACATAATCGCACAGTAGACATATAAATCTAACACAACTGTctgtcacaattattggcactgttAGAAATTCTTGTGAACAAAATGATATCTAAAGCATGCTCCCATgaagccaaattcccttagtcatacATCAACAAGGGGACGTTTATAGAATACACACATGAAATTAGACAAAGGTGTGCTGAACTTCATAAATCAAGCAATGCATAAACAAGGCGTCAACAGAAGGACAATACAATTTTGGTTAGACCTTATTGAGGCTCTACCAGACCTTTTGAGATTTTAATTGTACTTGGTACCCCTCTGTATGTTACTTTGGTTATGAGTATTATTATGGGTGTTTTGTCGATAATAatgacttttttcttctttttcatttcatgattCTGGGCAGATTTTGGACTTTGTTGTACATAtaatttttctaaaaaaaatatataaaaaaaatgagtcacaaaaaaaagcaacgcataaataaaatagcttccagcagaacaatgatccaaTTCATACATCTAAATCCACATAAAATGCCTCAGCGTCCACAGAATCAAGCTTTtgacatggccatcccagtcccctgaccggAACCCCTTTGAAAACTGTGGGGTGAGCAGAAAAGGACAATCCATAAGACAGTACTTAGGACCctggaggatctggagagactatatattatatgtactaTGTGTATAGGGAGTCTCCTCTCTGCTCtgcattctcaaatctgatcaaacactataggagaagactcaggaTAGGTGGACAGTGAATGCAGTCAGGTTCTTAATGTTCACAatcctttaaatatttttgtttctcaGATGGCGAATTTGTGTCCACTGTAGCACCCAGTTTGCGTTTCACAGCAGATGCAGGATACAAATTCATTGCAGTAAAACTGTTTTAGCAATTTATATTCACCTGACATTAAGTAACGATGCTCTGgttattaaaaataactaaaatcaACAAGGTAAAAACTCTTTGCATAAAAACTCCACTTGGCTTCTAATGGATAATTTTATCAATTTACCAATATTTGCTGCGGGAATAAACATtgtacattttgttgtttttgagagaaaataCCATTAACTAAAAAAGATCATGAGTGATTTTGTCTTAGAAGAATGTTTCTTCAATTACCTGAGTGAAAATtgtcactgtgtgtgatgcTTTCTTTAGTACAATAATTTCCCCCATTAACTTAAAGGCTGCCAATATTCATGGAGTTGACTGCAAACGTAATTTAAGCATACAgggcaaaaaacaaaccctcatTCATTATAGCTATCTGGAAGAAGTATATACAATATTCGTTGCCGTGTGAAACTCCTGACATGACACAGTATAAAAATGCAGTCACTCACCGGCCTTTAAGGTTCTCCAGCTCCCGATGATGCAGCATACTTCTCATATGCTCATTCATCTCCTTTTGGGGAAAACAGGAGACATCAGGAAAAGGTCAGAACTTAATAAAGCTTTAGCTTCAGCTGGTCTATACCCAgctgctttatttaaaacagaCGTCCAGATCATTTAGAAAACTTTACACAGCTGGAGTGGATGTGTGGAAAAACTGGTTGATGATGTAATTCATACAGATGGGTGagcaaattaaagcaaaaaccaACAGAAGGCGTCTTATTAttaagtctctggaactgtactggacaGATGAACATAATTCTTCCAAATGATATTTTCACTGTCAGTGTTTTGATTATGATGTTAGAGAGCGCTAACATGTCTGTATAAAATCTCCCATAAGTTCAACTGTATTAAGACCTGGTGACTGCAAAGGCCACAGTATGTGATTTAGAGAgactagaaatgtttcatcataaagGTGATCAATCtgaataactttgtattgatttgaaGTGACTCTTCCCTCTAAGGAGACAAGTAGATCCAAAACATACCAGCAAAATACCTCTAATAGCATAACGGATACACTGGTTTatcttttaatttgtcacccatctgttcATGTGAAATTGAACCActtaaatgttagaaattcaaaAATAGCTTGTTCATCTCATTAACTTAATCACAGGTAGGTATTATCTATGGGGATGGGAAAGaagatgcacaaataagaagcTAGCATCACCTGTCTGGAGTTGTAGACGATGTCAcacaaaatgcaggtctgggtTTTCCCCATGATGGTGGCGATAGTCTATTTTAGCCCATAACAGATATGTGCTGCATATATGGAAAGATGAAATTATGTTAATAACATATAAAATTGTCTGAGCAAAAGCAAGCTGTTAAATTGTAAGTACCCGCAGTTATTATTAGGTCACACTacttttcaaatatttgcaTTTACAGTGGTTATACAAGGTATTAGTAATGGTTAGCTCGAAGTAAACAAATTCAAGGAAAGGAGCCCGTTCTCAGTCTTCTGCTTGTACAGCAAATACTATGACTTATTTATCTACCTAATTATACATCAACACATTCAACACATGTATAAGGAGTCAGCTCAGACTTAGAATACACGGCACTATGCATGAAGCTGGAAAGGCTTCAAGAGGTCAGTGTCTCAAGCACCACTGCCAGCATAAATGTCATGGTAGTGTACGCTGCTCACTGGGCTAAATGCAGATCACTACTGTGTCTGGGCAAGTTTAATACCCTGGAGTGTGTTCTGGAAAACTCCTCAAACGGCAGGTCACACGGTGCCCGTTACAGCATAAATACACCCAACACTCAATGTACCACATGACCTCTCATCTAGTCCTGAAGTTTTAATTTCTCCATGAGTCACAAGAAGGCAAAAcgttttgaaataaaataaaaaatgccaaGTTATTAAAGATATACCACTCTGATACAGAGTATCTGTATTGGGACTGATACAAGCTGAAAATGCTGGATCGCAATAGGATCTGATTCAcaacatattttattatgtGAATGCATGCAAGGTTGAATGACACGCCACACATATCGTGTGTGAACACACAAGTAGTTTTAAAGCACACTGCCATTTGATCTCTAAAGTTTCACGTAACTAATTTACAGACCTTTGCAGAGAGACGTTCGATTACTAAGAGGATGTCAGTATCAGATAAGTAACACGTATCATCCGATGCTCAGAGCTCAGATACtggcattatatatatttttttaaattgaaaaagtTCAAAAGATATGTTCCTAAACAGAAATTGTAATAAATCAGAAACACAGGATATAATTTGCCAAGCCTGCAACAGATATTTAGAGCCATCATTATTCTCCTTACCCTTTTATTCCAGAGTGTCTAATCTATTGTATGTGACTTATGTTAAATGCGTTGTATAATATGCTCAGATCTGTTTGGAGTTTTTATCGTTATTAAACATCAAATTTACTCAGGGAAACTtgtcttttatatatatgtatgtatatgtatatatattatatatattgaaGTGTAGGTTAGAGGGGACATATTCTGTGTCACTACTGtgagttaataataaaaatcacactGTTATAAATGTGTAGTTTTGTGCAATAGCTTTATTCTGCACTTCTAGTCTTCTGTAAACACACCCAGTAACCAGAGAGAAGGTCACTGTGAATATTTTGGCATATATTCAGTCCTTACACATTGATTATCAAAGGAGAAAGGGGTAAACATCCTCATTTGACCTCTTCAGTGCTACACTGAGAATAAGGGTCGAAATCAGTGTAAAGGTGTGTAACCTGGAAcgttaacaacaataataataacaataataataatccaatataagggaaatgtaatgtaatctcTGTCTCGAGACGTGATCTTACTCAGAGCTCTCTCTTCTACAGCATGATGGGAAACTTATATAATGATAAAATCATGACGGAAATGAAAACACCAGCTTTAAGATGTTGTTAGCTTTAGGCATTATAGCTGTTACTCCAAAGAGAAGTAGATGATAAAGACaactattaaatattaatttttacGCCTGGAGAGTGATAattaattgatttttaaattCTAATAgtgcacatctttttttttgtttaactgaTGGAGATCTGACCGATTTTGCATTAACTAACATGAAGTTATATTAAATAAGAGAGTTTATTACACGCCCACTTCTACGCAATAATAACCCGAGATGCACTCTACATACTACTGAGCTATGTAGTAAAGCTAATGCTACACTGAGAATATAAACACCAGGTTAGCTACTTATCtagataaataaaattcaaaataagccgattcaaaaaaagaaaggagaagcCCATACCATGTAAACAAGCTAAATCAAATTTGCGAAATGTACGAGGTTTTAGTCAAAACTAGGTTATAGCGAATAATACCGCTAGCTCCCTGAACAAACATTGTGCATCTTAGCCAACCGGAACTGCACGCGCGACAAACACGCGGATGAGATGATAGCTTTTCATAAATACCTCTTAATTTAAGCGGAGTTTACACTTCGTCTGAATtcgcatttgtttattttaaaaactttttttgccCATAATAAACGCTCACCTACCCCGAgatgtgtttctttttctttttctttaatgtcCACCAAACACACAGCTTTCAAAATAACAGTCCctaaataaaagttttaaagACGCACTCGACAAACACGGTTTGATGAAAGTGCTTTAAAAGCGTGTGAACTTAGTAATCTGAATCAGATGTAAACTTAAGCAGTCATAAAGCACAGCTAATGGTGTTAAGTTTTCCTTTCTCTTATTTACTGTTGAATGAAAGAATGTGTACAAATCCATATTGTCTTAATACAAATTGTAAATTCAACATTGTGTGTGTTCACGGGATTGCATGGAATCACATAAGTACTCTTTACATGTCACAGGAACATCTTTGTTTGTCACTGACCAAATAACGTATGTCAGCCAAATAAATGTTTGCTGTTTTAAAATGGACAGTCATACAAGTACAGAAATAGTAacagacaaaacagaaacataATACATTTCCCCTTTCTCATTGTTTAAAATCAAGCAGCTCTCCGAGCACATTTCAAATTATGTTGCAACTGGATTTGGTCACAAATAACAATGAGAGTCACAATAATCTCGACAACAGTGacacactaataataacaacagattCTTTGCTTTCAGAGATCCAGCCCTAAATCCATGTTGTATTTGCTGCATAGACGACTGAAATAAGATGACGCAGCATCTAGCATGAATGTTTCCGAGAAGAGACTGGAGAAGAATTGTAGAAGATTCTCTACATTGCCAAAGCCAGTTTGATATACTCTCATCCAGCCCTTGTGCAAAGAACTTTAGTATTAATATTCAAAATAATGTCAGTAGTCATTCTGAAATGTCAAGTAATAAAATACtgattcaataaaaataatcattcacTGTTATGTTGAAATTAGttataaaaactaaaatgttctcattaacattaaaatccCTTTGGTGAACATTGAAAGTGTTGAAAGTGAATAGTGAACGTTGGACAATAGACAGCTATTAATTGTCAGTCAGCTAATTTGGTTCATTTCCCTAATTTTTGCTCGTAAGTGTCTTTTGCGAATTTTGATCATCCACTTAATGCTCAGCTTGGTAAAGTTGGCAGCTTTAAAAAGAGCCATCAAGACCCCACACAGAATGGCTATGGTGTTCCATGGGTTTGCTGTGACGATCTGTTGGCAAAAGGAAGATTCAATTGATTACTGGTGTGGGATTTAGTAAATTTTAGTTGTCATGACAGTTCCCACCTTTAAACAGAACAACTACCATTATCAGTATGATATAGAAAACATGAGTCTCCTACTTACATCTTTGACTTGTTGTATAAATGGATCTCGCCATTGAAAGACAATAAAGAAAAGCTCATCAGTTTGGTTTTGTGGAGGCCTCTTGTCATTGTACTTCACCACACTTGACTGCAAAATTTTGTACAGATTATACCACAATGTAACACTACCATTTAAAGGCGGGAAACTATGATTGaaggaacattaaaaaaaaaaaaaaagcctaccTCTTGTCTGAATTCGACAGATTCGTTTCCTTTCCCAGATGTCCGTACCAAAGACATTTTGACCCAGGTACGAAAGCCACCGGAGAAAGTCCACATTGAGTAGTTCTTCTCACAGTCCCTCATGAATACAGCTTTATCTGAGCTGGTGGCCAGAGGACAGTTGTATTACATGTTACTACTGTTTTCCTAAACACTATTCAAAACAGAAGGAATCAGACAAGGCGATATTGGTGCACACTGCAGAAAGTATCTTTACCTTTTAACCAGATCACTGAACTGGGCAAACAGCATGTAACTGATGGCACTGAAGTCCTCTTCAGTTTCATTCTGACTGAACTGTAGAAATATGAGCTCTCGGTTCCTGACATCTGTTGGACCTTCAACCACCAGGGCTTGCTTATACAGCACATCATTTATATTACATAACATGTTATTAATACAGTTTCCATGATGCCTTGCACACACCTAGTTCATCAGGTAAGTAAACAAGCTTTTTCTTAGAAGGTTTCAAAGAAAACTTTAAATTATACAGAGCTGAGTTTCCCAAAAAGTCTGTAGCACAAGCAAATATTAGTAAATGGTAGACTGGGCATCACATTGATCAGACTTTCTAGCAGTTAACTTTACGCAGCTTTATGAAAACATGATAGTGACAAGGACAGTGACTCTCCAGAATTGAGAACACTGGATCTAGACTCTTAGAAAAAGAATCCTTCAAGAGCTGAACTCTTGGAACTCTTTAAACTTATAGTCTTTAAGGGCTCCACCAAAGAGATAATCAAAGAAACCTTAAGGGTTTTAGATTGAACTTTTTTgtatagagtatgtgaatgttttatgCAGTGTTACATACACATGTAGAGAGACTCATgccaaaaaaatacatcacttgTCACTCATTACAGAAGACACATGCCAAATAAACAGGATGAGACATGTTTGGAAGGCAGTTGCAACACACTGAACAACATTGCAAGccaatatttcattaaaagaaGAACACCATCAACAACGATTTGGTGTCTTTTAGAACAAGTTTTCTTGCAAATAAAACTACACAGTGCAGTGGTCCATacatgacttttaaaaaaatattacataaaaggGAATCGCTAGTACAGTGGAAACTTACTTTCGTATGGTTTGTGTATGGGTCATTATAAATAACGTTCTGTATTACACAGTCACTGTCCTCCATCTGCCCTATCAATAAACGAGAGGGAATATAATCGTGGTAGTGGTGCCGGCAGCTTAATAACCGAGCTTTCCCTGGATACAGTGCAATTCCTGCAGAGGAAAAAAGAGCATTTACACATATGCAACcatttacacatacagtgctgtttttgtgtagctcatactaaattgttttatatcttcaaactaaatacaaaataacacaaaaggaacttgattaaacacacaatacagttttgattttttttttttaattatggaaGCAAAAAACATTATCCAACACCAATCACCAATATGAAAAACTAACTAcccccttaaaattaaaatctgtttgtgccacctttaacagcaataactgcaaccaaacgcttctgataactgtaCATCAggctttcacttacttctaggactaggacttactcctatgctttggatcattgtcttgctgcataatccagttgcacttgaggtTCAACTTACGGAATGAAGACAGaaaattctcctttaggattttttggtagagagcagaattcaggTTTCCattaattattgcaagttgtccaggccctgaaggaGCAAAGCATACCCACACCATCACaattccaccaccatgcttggccGTGGGTatcatgttctttttgtggaatttgtttggtttacaccagatgtaacgggacccctgtcttccaaacaattccatttttgactcatcagtccacagaacattctcccaaaaagtttgaggatcatcaaggcgttttggcaaaattcagacgggccttaatgttcttctgggttagcagtggttttcacctcaccactcttctgTGGAATCCATTTCTGATAGTGGGGTCATAAACAATGAccttactgatgcaagagaggcctgtaggtcctttgatgttgtctttggctcttttgtgacttcctggatgagtagttgctgtgctcttggaggaattttgtaAGGTTGGCCACTACTGGGAAGCTTCACTACtgtactgtgccaagttttttccatttggagaaaATGGCTCTCactatggttctttggagtcccagagcctttgaaatagctttgtaacccttcacagactgatgtatttcaatcaccttcttcattatttctggaatttcggTCTAGTGTGTTACTAGGTAAGATTTTAACCAACGTCATGCTGTTGATAAAGTTCTATTcaagtgtagatttgattgaacagggatTGCAGTattcaggcctgattgtgtctagtccagctgaaccccattatgaatgcagtttcatagatttggggaattagtaactagggggcaaataaattttcacacaggcccagttggtattggataacttttttccttcattaaataacattataatttaaaagctgtattttgtgtttactcaggttgcctttgttttaatttctgaaacaatttagtatgagatatacacaaaaacaaaagaaaacaggatACTgtctcacagcactgtattacgCAACctcataccacagtgctgttgaatttctAAATCTTTATTAAAGGACCAAGGTAGTGAATCACAAAAGCCATGTTGTGTGTATGGACCCCACCTGGGGGAGCAAACTCCTCAACCTCTTTGTATGACACAGACATTACAGGATGATTGAGCTTCTCCAAGAAGTCTGATATGGTTTGGTAGGCCAAAAATACAGCCACTGTTGTTAGCAGAAGGTAGATGAGAACAAGAATGactgtgaagacatttttcaAACAAGCTTTGTTGAACGCAGTAGAGTGTGGACTGCTGTCCATAACATCCACATCTGTAAAAACACAAGATCCAATATTAGGGAAGATTCCTATATATCCATGTTGCAAAGACAGAATAAAGAGCATCATCCAGTTTTACAGTTGTATTAAGGTCAGATTTTATTGAAAAGGGCTATGTCCACACCTGGTAAGACATCACAGTTGGTTTCACCTTGATCCTGGTCAGCATCTCCATTGTGCTGGTAGGATGCAGACACTCGTGCACAATCC
This window contains:
- the pacc1 gene encoding proton-activated chloride channel translates to MLRKETSCCYQEFNDEDCARVSASYQHNGDADQDQGETNCDVLPDVDVMDSSPHSTAFNKACLKNVFTVILVLIYLLLTTVAVFLAYQTISDFLEKLNHPVMSVSYKEVEEFAPPGIALYPGKARLLSCRHHYHDYIPSRLLIGQMEDSDCVIQNVIYNDPYTNHTKQALVVEGPTDVRNRELIFLQFSQNETEEDFSAISYMLFAQFSDLVKSSDKAVFMRDCEKNYSMWTFSGGFRTWVKMSLVRTSGKGNESVEFRQESSVVKYNDKRPPQNQTDELFFIVFQWRDPFIQQVKDIVTANPWNTIAILCGVLMALFKAANFTKLSIKWMIKIRKRHLRAKIREMNQIS